Genomic DNA from Lutibacter sp. A80:
TTTTCCTTGTCCAGCTCCTCTAAACTTTAATACATACAAAAATCCATCATCTGCTTTAACAATAGCCGGAAGCGAACCTCCTTCTCGCAAAGGATGTATATATTGAACAACATCAACCGTTCTAATATCAATTTTACTCATAAAAAATAAAAATTATTTTTTCTCTTTAATTAAATAGATATAAACCGGATAGTGATCGCTATAGCCATTAATAAAGTTACTACCTGCAAAACTTCTATGTGGATATCCTTTATATTTTCCAGTTTGAGTGGTTAAATATTGAGGGTTAAATACGTTTGCTTTATACATTTTATATGTAGAATAATCTTTTTTAGTAGTTAAAAGCGGAGAAGTAAACATAATTTGATCGAATAAATTAATCTTATCTCTATAAACCAATGTGTTTTGTCCACGTCTAAACATATCTTCCATTGGGTTGTAAATATCGCCTTCTTTAACATCGGCTTTTTTAGACTTAGTTTTTAGTACTTTTTTTAAACTTGCGTTATGCGGATCGTCATTTAAATCGCCCATAATTATAACTTTAGGGTTTGGATCCGTTAATTTTATTTTTTCAATAATTTGCGTATTTAAATAAGCTGCTTTTTCTCTTTTAGAACTACTTTTTTCTTCACCACCTCGTCTAGATGGCCAATGATTTACAATAATATGAATCAATTCATCATCTAAATAACCAGAAACTAATAATTGATCTCTGGTGTAAATGCGCATTCCATTTTCATCCCAAAGTTTTAATTCAAAAACTTCATGGTGTGTTGGTCTAAATAAACTTGGTTTGTATAATAAAGCAACATCAATACCTCTTAAATCTGGAGAATCGTAATGAATAAAATCATATTGTTCATTTTTTAAATTGTCGGTTTTGAGTAAATCTTCCAGTACTTTTTTATTTTCAACCTCAGCAACACCAATTATTGCTGCCGAGCTTTTAGCTTCTTTAGTCCCAATTTCTGAAAGAACTTTAGACATATTTGCTAATTTTTTTTGATA
This window encodes:
- a CDS encoding endonuclease/exonuclease/phosphatase family protein, whose protein sequence is MKHILKLFLLLFLISNALFAQENYQIRTVAFYNLENLFDTVNDTLKNDEASPIMGMKEGREEVYQKKLANMSKVLSEIGTKEAKSSAAIIGVAEVENKKVLEDLLKTDNLKNEQYDFIHYDSPDLRGIDVALLYKPSLFRPTHHEVFELKLWDENGMRIYTRDQLLVSGYLDDELIHIIVNHWPSRRGGEEKSSSKREKAAYLNTQIIEKIKLTDPNPKVIIMGDLNDDPHNASLKKVLKTKSKKADVKEGDIYNPMEDMFRRGQNTLVYRDKINLFDQIMFTSPLLTTKKDYSTYKMYKANVFNPQYLTTQTGKYKGYPHRSFAGSNFINGYSDHYPVYIYLIKEKK